In Lewinellaceae bacterium, a single window of DNA contains:
- a CDS encoding sel1 repeat family protein: MKDVKVDLKQLISKNKTEIAIQKLNKLPIKDKDLFNDIVRISARYNSYLTDLTRGVLDKQTANTENANIIHLLLTMIDSLPDNLTELIKDQVEIALKRYFEIRDETQNSDEYIEIFETLNAYKDNDFFTANQQEILAYLYREGMGTKKNIEMAFELYEKSAKRNWGWGQFGLAEMYFDNGDYKSCMYWCRKALENDVGWAFQKIGDMYRDGKGVEVNSNKAMEYYLKSAYRGVDWGYACLGDLFYTGTQTIERDKYLAKIMYEKAPKNKHAKERLANFVD; this comes from the coding sequence ATGAAAGATGTGAAAGTGGATTTAAAACAATTAATTTCTAAAAATAAAACAGAAATTGCAATACAAAAATTAAATAAACTGCCAATCAAGGATAAAGATTTATTTAATGACATCGTAAGGATTTCTGCAAGATACAATTCGTATTTAACAGACTTAACCCGTGGAGTATTAGATAAGCAAACGGCAAACACCGAAAATGCAAATATAATTCATTTGCTTCTTACAATGATTGACAGCTTGCCAGATAATTTAACGGAATTAATTAAAGATCAAGTAGAAATTGCCCTAAAAAGATATTTTGAAATAAGAGACGAAACTCAAAATTCTGATGAATATATTGAGATTTTTGAAACGCTTAATGCTTATAAAGATAATGATTTTTTTACAGCAAATCAACAAGAAATATTAGCATATTTATATAGAGAAGGTATGGGGACTAAAAAAAATATTGAAATGGCTTTTGAATTATATGAAAAATCTGCAAAAAGAAATTGGGGGTGGGGACAATTTGGATTGGCGGAAATGTATTTTGATAATGGAGATTATAAATCTTGCATGTATTGGTGCCGAAAGGCATTAGAAAATGATGTCGGCTGGGCTTTTCAAAAAATTGGTGATATGTATAGAGATGGAAAAGGAGTAGAAGTTAATTCCAATAAGGCAATGGAATATTATTTGAAATCTGCATATCGTGGTGTTGATTGGGGATATGCTTGTTTAGGCGATCTTTTTTATACCGGCACACAAACTATTGAAAGAGATAAATACTTAGCAAAAATAATGTATGAAAAAGCCCCAAAAAATAAACACGCAAAAGAACGATTAGCTAATTTTGTAGATTAA
- a CDS encoding SAM-dependent DNA methyltransferase — translation MSNTASIVQKVWSFCNVLRDDGVGYGDYLEQLTFLLFLKMADEYSRPPYSRDIKIPADYNWESLASKRGAELETHYVTLLRELGKEKGMLGEIFFKAQNRIQDPAKLYKIVQMINEENWVMMGADVKGDIYEGLLEKNAEDTKSGAGQYFTPRALIQAMVECVRPEPGKSMADPASGTGGFFLAFYDFLTREYQLDRDQKHYLKFETFHGWEIVASTHRLCLMNLFLHNIGDLDHEPSIHRSDALISDPGSRYDYVLANPPFGKKSSMTSTNEEGEQVKEELSYNRQDFWASTSNKQLNFVQHIRTMLKINGEAAVVLPDNVLFEGGAGETVRKKLLQNTDLHTILRLPTGIFYAQGVKANVLFFDNKPASKDPWTKEVWFYDFRTNVHFTKKKNPMRFEHLKDFIECYNPQNRHKRQETWSKGNPDGRWRKFTYDEIMARDKTSLDIFWIKDDSLADLDNLPDPDELALEIVENLEAGLESFRELLSGLE, via the coding sequence ATGAGCAACACCGCCAGCATCGTCCAAAAAGTATGGTCATTCTGCAACGTCCTCCGGGATGACGGCGTCGGCTACGGCGACTACCTGGAGCAGTTGACTTTCCTGCTGTTCCTGAAGATGGCCGATGAATACTCCAGGCCACCCTACAGCCGGGACATTAAGATACCCGCCGATTACAATTGGGAAAGCCTGGCCAGCAAGCGCGGCGCTGAACTAGAGACCCACTACGTCACCCTCCTGCGGGAATTGGGCAAGGAAAAGGGCATGCTTGGGGAAATCTTCTTCAAGGCGCAGAACCGGATACAAGACCCCGCCAAGTTGTATAAGATCGTCCAGATGATCAACGAAGAAAACTGGGTGATGATGGGCGCTGACGTCAAAGGGGACATATATGAAGGGCTACTGGAAAAGAACGCCGAGGACACTAAATCCGGCGCTGGCCAGTATTTCACGCCCCGGGCCTTGATCCAGGCAATGGTGGAATGTGTGCGCCCCGAACCGGGCAAGTCCATGGCCGACCCTGCCTCTGGCACCGGTGGGTTCTTCCTAGCCTTCTATGATTTTCTGACCCGCGAATACCAGCTAGACCGCGATCAGAAGCACTACCTGAAATTTGAGACTTTTCACGGCTGGGAGATCGTCGCCAGCACCCACCGCCTGTGTTTGATGAATCTCTTTTTGCACAACATCGGCGACCTCGACCATGAACCGTCCATCCACCGCAGCGATGCCCTGATCTCCGACCCCGGTAGCCGGTATGATTATGTACTGGCCAATCCCCCCTTCGGCAAAAAATCGTCGATGACCAGCACCAACGAAGAAGGCGAGCAGGTTAAAGAAGAACTGAGCTACAACCGCCAGGATTTCTGGGCCTCTACTTCCAACAAACAACTCAATTTTGTCCAGCATATCCGCACCATGCTGAAGATCAATGGGGAGGCGGCTGTGGTGCTACCAGACAACGTCTTGTTTGAAGGCGGCGCTGGGGAAACAGTGCGGAAAAAGCTCCTGCAAAACACCGACCTGCACACCATCCTGCGCCTGCCTACCGGCATTTTCTACGCCCAGGGAGTAAAGGCCAACGTCTTGTTCTTCGACAACAAACCAGCCAGTAAAGACCCGTGGACAAAGGAGGTGTGGTTCTATGACTTCCGCACCAACGTCCACTTCACCAAGAAGAAGAACCCCATGCGCTTTGAACACCTAAAGGACTTCATCGAGTGCTACAACCCCCAGAACCGGCACAAGCGCCAGGAGACCTGGTCGAAAGGCAATCCTGATGGTCGATGGCGCAAATTCACCTACGATGAGATCATGGCCCGCGACAAAACCAGCCTCGACATCTTCTGGATCAAGGACGATAGCCTGGCTGACCTGGATAACCTGCCTGACCCGGATGAGTTGGCGCTGGAGATTGTGGAGAATTTGGAGGCTGGGTTGGAGAGTTTTCGGGAGTTGTTGAGTGGGTTGGAGTAG
- a CDS encoding restriction endonuclease subunit S produces MLPNGWTGCKLDDLIIKIANGCNAKQSKDVSEWPITRIETISNETIDLNRVKYISEISAKEVEKYGLRFNDILLSHINSDHHLGKTAIFKLNKTVIHGINLLLIRFHQDLNADFFNYQFKYLRKKGKFIEVAQHAVNQSSVNQKKLKNFDLLLPPLPEQHRIVNKIEELFSELDNGIANLEKARAQLKVYRQAVLKSAFEGKLTEQWRAGQMGATEGSPVPNDHEAGTGTLPSAEDLLTRIQEERQNHYEQQLTEWQEAVAEWEANASSAEAGRRRGKDGRPPSPPGSGGRRKPSKPKKPKEYPPLTEKELGELPELPVGWNWVKLYNLADVVSGVTKGGRKLDGKETMMLPYLRVANVQDGFLDLSEVKEIEALPSDFQKYKLEYGDILYTEGGDKDKLGRGTIWKNEIPDCIHQNHIYRARLYSKDISNAFVGYFSQTQTAKKYFYGKAKQTVNLASINLTVLSNLPLPIPSEEEQGLIVQEIESRLSVCDHMEQEIETALQKSEALRQSILKKAFEGRLVPQDPAEESAEVLLERIKAEKVK; encoded by the coding sequence ATGTTGCCAAACGGATGGACTGGATGCAAATTAGATGATTTAATAATCAAGATTGCAAATGGATGTAATGCTAAGCAATCTAAAGATGTGAGTGAATGGCCTATTACTAGGATAGAAACCATTTCTAATGAGACTATAGATTTAAATAGGGTAAAATACATAAGTGAAATATCAGCAAAGGAAGTTGAAAAATATGGGTTAAGGTTTAATGATATATTACTTAGTCATATAAATAGCGATCACCATTTAGGTAAAACTGCTATTTTTAAATTAAATAAGACCGTAATACACGGCATCAATTTATTACTGATACGATTTCATCAGGACTTGAATGCTGATTTTTTCAACTACCAGTTTAAATATCTGAGGAAAAAAGGAAAATTTATTGAAGTTGCTCAGCATGCCGTAAATCAATCTTCTGTAAATCAAAAGAAGTTAAAGAATTTTGATCTTCTACTCCCCCCCCTCCCCGAACAACACCGCATCGTCAACAAGATCGAAGAACTATTCAGCGAGCTGGACAACGGCATCGCCAACCTCGAAAAGGCCCGCGCCCAACTCAAAGTGTACCGGCAGGCGGTACTGAAATCCGCTTTTGAAGGCAAACTCACCGAGCAGTGGCGGGCTGGGCAGATGGGCGCGACCGAAGGGAGTCCCGTGCCGAATGACCATGAGGCCGGGACTGGCACTTTACCATCCGCCGAGGATTTACTGACCCGCATTCAGGAAGAACGCCAAAACCATTATGAACAACAACTCACCGAATGGCAGGAGGCGGTGGCGGAGTGGGAGGCTAATGCCTCGTCCGCCGAAGCTGGGCGTAGGCGGGGGAAGGACGGGCGCCCGCCTTCGCCTCCGGGCTCCGGCGGGCGGAGAAAACCATCCAAGCCGAAGAAGCCAAAGGAATATCCGCCGCTGACGGAAAAGGAATTGGGGGAGTTGCCGGAGTTGCCGGTGGGGTGGAATTGGGTGAAGCTATACAATTTAGCAGATGTTGTAAGTGGCGTAACAAAAGGTGGCAGAAAGCTGGATGGCAAAGAAACAATGATGCTTCCATATTTAAGGGTTGCTAATGTTCAAGATGGATTTCTTGACCTATCGGAGGTCAAAGAAATTGAAGCCTTGCCATCTGATTTTCAGAAATATAAGCTTGAATACGGAGACATACTATACACTGAGGGTGGGGATAAAGATAAGCTGGGGAGGGGTACGATATGGAAAAACGAAATCCCAGATTGCATTCATCAAAATCATATCTATAGGGCCAGGCTGTACTCAAAAGATATTTCCAATGCATTCGTTGGATATTTCTCTCAGACACAGACAGCAAAAAAGTATTTTTATGGTAAAGCAAAGCAAACGGTCAATTTAGCGTCCATAAATCTCACAGTTCTTTCTAATCTTCCGTTACCGATTCCCTCTGAAGAAGAACAAGGTTTGATCGTCCAAGAGATCGAATCCCGCCTCTCCGTCTGCGACCACATGGAACAAGAGATCGAGACGGCGCTGCAAAAGTCTGAGGCGCTCCGACAAAGCATCCTAAAGAAGGCCTTTGAGGGTAGGCTGGTGCCGCAAGACCCAGCAGAGGAGTCAGCGGAAGTGCTGTTGGAACGGATCAAGGCGGAGAAAGTCAAATAA
- a CDS encoding DUF433 domain-containing protein: protein MVLENSLKISNGIYTVKEISRILRLPYAKVNTWLHRYWDGKLGESYSRNYSWKVDNSKAVGFHTLVEFYVMMQFSESGVWPKQVLKAHLELSAIYNTPFPFAQKEVLDGIHTDGKKIFLESPEGTISLDGTRQFNLEFIRIFFRKLDFGQDHLAAKFYPLGKEKSITVDPRRQFGHPVVGNTNIYPETIYNLHKAGEPPGFIAFTYEISEQEVMDAIEYCH from the coding sequence ATGGTGTTAGAAAATTCCCTAAAAATAAGCAATGGCATATATACAGTGAAAGAGATTTCGCGTATCCTGCGCTTGCCCTATGCCAAGGTGAACACCTGGCTGCACCGCTACTGGGATGGGAAACTGGGCGAAAGCTATTCCCGGAACTACTCCTGGAAAGTGGATAACAGCAAGGCCGTAGGGTTTCATACGCTGGTCGAATTCTACGTAATGATGCAATTCTCCGAATCCGGGGTGTGGCCAAAGCAGGTGCTTAAGGCTCACCTGGAATTATCTGCTATTTACAATACCCCTTTCCCTTTTGCTCAAAAAGAGGTACTGGATGGCATCCATACCGATGGCAAAAAAATATTTTTAGAAAGCCCTGAAGGAACCATCAGCCTCGATGGAACCCGGCAATTCAACCTGGAATTTATCCGCATCTTTTTCCGAAAGCTCGACTTTGGGCAAGATCATCTCGCCGCAAAGTTTTATCCCTTAGGCAAAGAGAAAAGCATCACCGTTGATCCCAGGCGGCAGTTCGGCCACCCGGTGGTCGGCAATACCAATATTTACCCCGAAACCATTTATAACCTCCACAAGGCGGGCGAGCCGCCCGGCTTTATCGCTTTTACCTACGAGATCAGCGAGCAAGAGGTTATGGATGCCATTGAATACTGTCATTGA
- a CDS encoding DEAD/DEAH box helicase family protein, with translation MSGNKNPEQAARDRIDAMLSKAGWRVQDKDMLNWAAGPGIAIREYQTSGGWADYILFVGQQPVGLIEAKAADKAQSLSTVEEQTEGYRTAKLKYLDNAPLPFAYESTGEVTYFTNHRDPKPRARRVFYFHWPETFREWLKKSQSLRGRLHHIPALHPGRLRACQVNAITGLEQSFREARPRALIQMATGAGKTYTAITYIYRLLKFADAKRVLFLVDTKNLGEQAEQEFMAYEPDDDKRKFTELYNVQRLTSRYVAPDSQVCISTIQRLYSILKDEELDAKAEEENPNESRWQPKEPVPVGYNEKIPIEFFDFIVIDECHRSIYNLWKQVLDYFDGFLIGLTATPDARTYGFFRENVVSEYTHEQAVIDGVNVGYDVFLIETRITSGGAKVEAGEYIERREKLTRRKRWEMLDEDEEYSASKLDRNVVNPSQIRWVIKTFKDKLPEIFPGRDEVPKTLIFAKTDSHAEDIIRTVRDEFGEGNEFCKKVTYQAKEDPKSILAQFRNEYNPRIAVTVDMIATGTDVKPLECLLFMRDVKSRNYFEQMKGRGTRTLGEDDLRKVTPSARHAKSHFVIVDAVGVTKSLKTDSRPLERKPSVPMKDLLGAVLMGQRDEDLYTSLANRLIRLDRMLSDKEREEFKSEAGGRTASQIASGLLAAYDPDRIEDRARELHGISMDRHPEENHLQEAQEKLIAAARGVFSGPLNDYIENARRVHEQLIDTVNRDELRRAEWDTSSGERGANLIEGFQEYVEAYKDEITAFSIFYEQPYQQRKWTYQMVREILDHLKRNKPNLTPLRVYEAYAELDKVQKDQPKSELIALVSLLRRVTGIDEAIDPYDARVRRNFRDWVFGKQVGPVKFTEEQMEWLYMVRDHIAASVSISMDDLDYSPFDAQGGRGKMYQLFGDGMGDIIDEINEALSA, from the coding sequence ATGTCCGGCAACAAGAACCCAGAACAGGCCGCTCGGGACCGCATTGACGCGATGCTCTCCAAAGCAGGATGGCGCGTGCAGGATAAGGACATGCTCAACTGGGCGGCTGGGCCAGGTATTGCCATACGGGAGTACCAGACATCCGGGGGATGGGCGGATTATATCCTGTTCGTCGGCCAGCAGCCCGTCGGGTTGATAGAAGCCAAGGCGGCGGACAAAGCGCAGTCGCTTTCCACCGTCGAGGAACAAACGGAAGGATACCGGACCGCCAAACTCAAGTACCTGGACAACGCCCCGCTGCCCTTCGCCTACGAATCCACCGGCGAGGTCACGTACTTTACCAACCACCGCGACCCCAAGCCACGGGCGCGGAGGGTTTTTTATTTCCATTGGCCGGAGACATTCAGAGAGTGGCTGAAGAAAAGCCAATCCCTCCGGGGGCGCTTACATCATATTCCAGCGCTCCACCCCGGACGGTTGAGAGCGTGCCAGGTTAATGCCATCACCGGCCTGGAACAATCTTTCCGCGAGGCACGGCCCAGGGCGTTGATACAGATGGCCACCGGCGCGGGTAAAACCTATACGGCCATTACCTATATATATAGGCTTCTGAAGTTTGCCGATGCAAAGCGCGTACTATTCCTTGTCGATACGAAGAACCTGGGGGAGCAGGCCGAACAGGAGTTCATGGCTTATGAACCGGATGATGATAAGCGGAAGTTCACCGAATTATATAATGTCCAGCGCTTAACTTCCCGCTATGTCGCACCGGATAGCCAGGTTTGCATCTCCACCATCCAGCGGTTGTATTCCATTTTAAAAGATGAAGAACTGGATGCAAAGGCCGAGGAAGAAAACCCCAATGAATCGCGCTGGCAACCCAAGGAACCGGTGCCGGTGGGGTACAATGAAAAGATACCCATCGAGTTTTTCGATTTCATCGTCATCGACGAATGCCACCGCAGCATTTACAACCTATGGAAACAGGTATTGGATTATTTCGATGGCTTCCTCATTGGCCTGACGGCCACCCCAGATGCCCGTACCTATGGGTTCTTCAGGGAGAATGTGGTGTCGGAGTATACGCATGAGCAGGCGGTGATAGACGGGGTGAATGTGGGCTATGATGTATTTTTGATCGAGACCAGGATCACTTCAGGCGGGGCTAAAGTAGAGGCTGGCGAATACATCGAGCGCCGGGAGAAGCTTACCCGAAGGAAACGCTGGGAGATGCTGGATGAAGATGAAGAATATTCCGCTTCCAAATTAGACCGTAATGTAGTCAACCCCAGCCAGATACGGTGGGTGATAAAGACCTTCAAAGACAAACTGCCGGAGATATTCCCCGGCCGGGATGAAGTACCCAAGACCCTGATATTTGCCAAAACGGACTCCCACGCCGAGGACATCATCCGGACTGTCCGCGATGAATTTGGGGAGGGCAATGAGTTCTGCAAGAAAGTGACCTACCAGGCTAAAGAAGACCCCAAATCCATCCTGGCTCAATTCCGCAATGAATATAACCCCCGCATTGCCGTGACAGTGGACATGATCGCCACTGGCACGGACGTCAAGCCTCTGGAGTGCCTCCTGTTCATGCGCGACGTCAAAAGCCGTAATTACTTCGAGCAGATGAAGGGCCGGGGGACGCGCACCCTGGGCGAGGATGACCTGCGGAAAGTGACGCCATCAGCCAGGCATGCCAAGTCCCATTTTGTCATAGTCGATGCCGTGGGCGTCACCAAGAGCCTGAAGACCGATTCCCGGCCACTGGAGCGCAAGCCCTCGGTGCCGATGAAAGATTTGCTGGGCGCTGTGCTGATGGGCCAAAGGGACGAAGATTTATACACCTCCCTGGCCAACCGCCTGATCCGCCTTGACCGGATGCTATCGGACAAAGAGCGGGAAGAATTTAAAAGCGAGGCCGGCGGCAGGACGGCATCCCAAATTGCCAGTGGATTACTGGCAGCTTATGACCCGGACCGGATCGAGGATAGGGCACGGGAACTGCATGGCATTTCAATGGACAGGCACCCAGAAGAAAACCATTTGCAGGAGGCCCAGGAAAAGCTCATAGCAGCAGCCCGAGGCGTCTTCTCCGGGCCATTGAACGACTACATTGAAAACGCCCGGCGCGTCCACGAACAGCTTATTGATACGGTCAATAGGGATGAACTGAGACGGGCGGAGTGGGATACCTCCAGCGGGGAGCGGGGGGCCAACCTCATTGAAGGCTTCCAGGAATATGTCGAGGCCTATAAAGATGAAATAACAGCCTTCAGCATCTTCTATGAGCAGCCCTACCAACAGCGTAAATGGACGTACCAGATGGTCAGGGAAATCCTGGATCACCTCAAACGGAATAAGCCCAACCTGACCCCGCTGCGGGTCTATGAGGCCTACGCCGAGCTGGACAAAGTTCAGAAGGATCAACCCAAGTCGGAATTGATTGCTTTAGTATCTTTGCTGCGCCGGGTAACTGGCATAGATGAAGCCATTGATCCATATGATGCCAGAGTGAGGCGCAACTTCCGGGATTGGGTCTTTGGAAAGCAGGTAGGGCCGGTTAAGTTCACCGAAGAACAAATGGAGTGGCTGTATATGGTCAGGGATCATATCGCCGCATCGGTTTCTATCTCTATGGACGACCTGGACTATTCCCCGTTCGACGCCCAGGGCGGGCGGGGGAAGATGTATCAGTTGTTTGGAGATGGGATGGGGGATATTATTGATGAAATAAATGAAGCGCTGTCGGCATGA
- a CDS encoding class I SAM-dependent methyltransferase: MSGGGCGTGALSQAIIHACRPKQLSCVDPSAEFLAKAEERHLQNTNFIIGSASKIPAPGATVDIVVSGLALNFFSDLAVAFSEMKRVLKPGGTIAAYVWDYSGKMEFLRFFWDTAREIDTAAYQLDEGNRFPICNAEILQQTFLNAGLTNVVSLNLDINTVFKNFNDYWYPFLGGQGPAPSYLASLSAENQKQLHSAIHKKLPVEPDGSIKLVARAIAIQGKLR, translated from the coding sequence ATGTCCGGAGGGGGTTGCGGAACAGGCGCTCTGAGCCAAGCTATTATCCATGCTTGCCGACCCAAACAGCTTTCTTGTGTAGATCCATCAGCAGAATTTCTTGCAAAAGCAGAAGAAAGGCATTTACAAAATACCAACTTCATAATTGGAAGCGCATCCAAAATCCCGGCACCAGGCGCCACCGTGGATATTGTTGTTTCGGGACTTGCCCTCAACTTTTTTTCCGACCTTGCGGTGGCATTTTCGGAAATGAAGCGGGTGTTAAAGCCAGGCGGTACAATTGCAGCATATGTTTGGGACTATTCGGGTAAAATGGAATTTTTACGTTTTTTTTGGGATACTGCCCGGGAGATTGACACAGCGGCTTATCAACTTGACGAAGGCAACCGCTTTCCCATTTGCAATGCTGAAATATTGCAGCAAACATTTTTAAATGCAGGCTTAACTAATGTGGTATCTTTGAATTTAGACATCAACACCGTTTTTAAGAATTTTAATGACTATTGGTATCCTTTCTTAGGTGGACAAGGGCCGGCTCCCAGCTATTTAGCTTCCTTGAGTGCAGAAAACCAAAAACAATTGCATTCCGCCATTCACAAAAAGTTGCCGGTTGAACCGGACGGCTCCATAAAGCTGGTAGCAAGAGCCATTGCTATTCAAGGGAAATTGCGATAG